A portion of the Stigmatella aurantiaca DW4/3-1 genome contains these proteins:
- a CDS encoding methyl-accepting chemotaxis protein, with protein sequence MEVQGIKLSMPGSQTVGRLSLRTKILWITGLSGGLVAGILSAVFLMQMRDALRAELATRARVISIQMANHLAPDVAAVDQATLQKEVDATLRDVPDVAYLLVRNQVGTVMAIANKKEFTGAEMVKATLGEEAVDRWVTVADRPALETSTPIVFAMRGDTVPSKVGTVQVGIQLDSLSASISSVVWQALGLGLLVLVLCLIAAALLSQLVTVPLERLGRAAAGIAAGDLRQQIDARGNDEIGELARSFAKMAETVTHMLADLRNAAADIEREATSVLTTSTQQSAMAHEQASAINETSTTVAEIAQTSKQATTYADSVISGTQRSEALSSEGQKVVAESVSGMEKLGQQVRAIAVAITELHERTLQISDIITTVRDVAEQSNLLALNASIEAAKAGEHGRGFAVVAMEMRTLAEQSKVAANQVRGLLGEVQKGTKAAVAVTEEGSRRAQAAMALAQSAGSAILGLAEVIRESSSAARQIAGNTRQQTIGVEQIATAMSELSSATADSVLGTRQIEQVAGNLSNLSKRFSELVGRYQL encoded by the coding sequence GTGGAAGTCCAAGGCATCAAGTTGTCCATGCCCGGCAGTCAGACGGTGGGACGGCTCAGCCTGCGTACCAAGATCCTTTGGATCACGGGCCTGTCCGGTGGCCTGGTGGCTGGCATTCTGAGCGCGGTGTTCTTGATGCAGATGCGCGATGCCTTGCGCGCCGAGTTGGCCACCCGGGCGCGGGTGATCAGCATCCAGATGGCCAACCACCTGGCGCCAGACGTGGCCGCCGTGGATCAGGCCACGCTCCAGAAAGAGGTGGACGCCACGCTGCGCGATGTGCCGGACGTGGCGTACCTGCTGGTGCGCAACCAGGTCGGCACCGTGATGGCCATCGCCAACAAGAAGGAATTCACCGGCGCCGAGATGGTGAAGGCCACCCTGGGCGAGGAGGCCGTGGACCGGTGGGTGACGGTGGCGGACCGGCCAGCGCTGGAGACCTCCACGCCCATCGTCTTCGCCATGCGGGGGGACACGGTGCCCTCGAAGGTCGGCACGGTGCAGGTGGGCATCCAGCTCGACTCGCTCTCGGCGTCGATCTCCTCCGTGGTGTGGCAGGCGCTGGGGCTGGGGCTCCTGGTGCTGGTGCTCTGCCTGATTGCCGCGGCCCTGCTGTCCCAGTTGGTGACGGTGCCCCTGGAGCGGCTGGGACGGGCGGCGGCGGGCATCGCGGCGGGGGATCTGCGCCAGCAGATCGACGCCCGGGGCAACGACGAGATCGGCGAGCTGGCCCGGAGCTTCGCGAAGATGGCGGAGACGGTGACCCACATGCTGGCGGACCTGCGCAACGCCGCGGCGGACATCGAGCGCGAGGCGACCAGCGTGCTCACCACCTCCACGCAGCAGTCCGCCATGGCCCACGAGCAGGCCTCCGCCATCAACGAGACGAGCACCACGGTGGCCGAGATCGCCCAGACCTCCAAGCAGGCGACGACCTACGCCGACTCGGTGATCAGCGGCACGCAGCGCTCCGAGGCGCTGTCCAGCGAGGGCCAGAAGGTGGTGGCCGAGAGCGTCTCCGGCATGGAGAAGCTGGGACAGCAGGTGCGCGCCATCGCCGTGGCCATCACCGAGTTGCACGAGCGCACGCTGCAAATCAGCGACATCATCACCACCGTGCGCGACGTGGCCGAGCAGTCGAACCTGCTGGCGCTCAACGCCTCCATCGAGGCGGCCAAGGCCGGCGAGCATGGCCGGGGCTTCGCGGTGGTGGCCATGGAGATGCGCACCCTGGCCGAGCAGTCCAAGGTGGCCGCCAACCAGGTGCGGGGCCTGCTGGGCGAAGTGCAGAAGGGCACCAAGGCGGCGGTGGCGGTCACCGAAGAGGGCAGCCGCCGCGCCCAGGCGGCCATGGCGCTGGCGCAGAGCGCGGGTTCGGCCATCCTCGGCCTGGCCGAGGTCATCCGCGAGTCCTCATCGGCGGCGCGGCAGATCGCGGGCAACACCCGTCAGCAGACCATTGGCGTGGAGCAGATTGCCACCGCCATGAGTGAGCTGTCCTCGGCCACGGCGGACAGCGTCCTGGGCACCCGGCAAATCGAGCAGGTGGCGGGCAATCTTTCCAATCTCTCCAAGCGCTTCTCGGAGCTTGTAGGTAGATATCAGCTATGA
- a CDS encoding response regulator — MKVLIVEDTKTITNLLQVYLMGWGLQFFDAGNGTQGLAKAREMKPDLIISDVQMPEMDGFALCAAIRADSALHATPFLLLTSLKDDASRQRGRLVGASAFLNKPVSVDELRERVRELLKLPMKTPAGR, encoded by the coding sequence ATGAAAGTCCTGATCGTCGAGGACACGAAGACGATCACGAACCTGTTGCAGGTGTACCTGATGGGCTGGGGGCTCCAGTTCTTCGATGCGGGCAACGGCACCCAGGGGTTGGCCAAGGCGCGGGAGATGAAGCCGGACCTCATCATCTCCGACGTGCAGATGCCGGAGATGGATGGCTTCGCGCTGTGCGCGGCGATCCGGGCGGACTCCGCGCTGCATGCGACCCCCTTCCTGCTCCTCACATCCCTCAAGGACGACGCCAGCCGGCAGCGCGGGCGGTTGGTGGGGGCCAGCGCCTTCCTCAACAAGCCCGTGTCGGTGGATGAGCTTCGCGAGCGTGTGCGGGAGCTGCTGAAGCTGCCCATGAAGACCCCCGCGGGACGCTGA
- a CDS encoding chemotaxis protein CheW — translation MPNEDAKLEIDYAGLKRRLDDARSLGLDEAFSTEKRREVLSARAKMLAKSRDEIRPSVLTVLTFKVGGERYSVPIEQVDHVMESRGLCSLPGAPRHVLGAIFSRSRVVPVLDLRQMLGLEGGGMSDLGKVVVVDVGGEAFGVAAEQVDGRQELLRTTLSQPPPGPFLFLTPDRLTVLDVEKLGSPATARRG, via the coding sequence ATGCCCAACGAAGACGCCAAGCTGGAGATCGACTACGCCGGGTTGAAGAGGCGGCTCGACGACGCGCGTTCGTTGGGGCTCGACGAGGCTTTCAGCACGGAGAAGCGCCGGGAGGTGCTGTCGGCCCGGGCGAAGATGCTGGCGAAGTCCCGCGACGAGATCCGCCCCTCGGTGCTCACGGTGCTCACCTTCAAGGTGGGAGGCGAGCGGTATTCCGTGCCCATCGAGCAGGTGGACCACGTGATGGAGTCGCGGGGCCTGTGCTCGCTGCCAGGGGCGCCCCGGCACGTGCTGGGGGCGATCTTCTCGCGCTCGCGCGTGGTGCCGGTGCTGGACCTGCGGCAGATGCTGGGGCTGGAAGGGGGCGGTATGTCCGATCTGGGCAAGGTGGTGGTGGTGGACGTGGGCGGCGAGGCCTTTGGTGTCGCCGCGGAGCAGGTGGATGGGCGGCAGGAGCTGCTGCGCACCACGCTGTCCCAGCCTCCGCCCGGACCCTTTTTGTTCCTCACTCCGGACCGGCTGACGGTGCTCGACGTGGAGAAGCTCGGCAGCCCTGCCACGGCGAGGCGAGGGTAG
- a CDS encoding hybrid sensor histidine kinase/response regulator yields MDPQVLRSIWPIFSAETREQIQAIGTKVLGLEQEPAEREPDLLPSLKRLVHSLKGSAASLGLMDIEQVVHAIEDGLARLSPGDRLARDLVEATLRGLSSIEVALGRGDVGEVPSIDGLPSLLTALGHEAEPPSPAEGFQQDVLESLEKLESVLIALVSPNVPDRGALVQSAVAMAQGLQDGAEAAQDARVAPIAERVAASFSKMAQGGDAASIAASELAGLLVELRTAMTPATPGPAAPSSKPAAPEAAPARPTAETPSSEPVAGSAPKGQVDQAIRVSVKTLDSLALQVEHLIAGRFQQARRTESQRELLDRTHDVVVGLERAASQLSLSGGGAVLDSLRTSANHLRDVQKKLAELLKEATRDGEQLNLVAQVVRDDLRDLRMVPSAQMLEPLRRTVRELGARLGKKVELVLAGTEVRLDRRILDALRDPLLHLVRNAIDHGLETVEARRASGKSEAGTLWVRVESRGTRIAVVVEDNGAGLSPERVRATAVKRGLLSAEAAARLPDDQAARLIFQPGFSTRDEVTATSGRGVGLDVVHATAQRLQGAVEVAYTEGQGTRFTIDLPLTLAAALGLLVRVGTNVVVVPSDVVKRVVRLAPDDVGTVAGRVVARVDGDQLSFRSLAESIGLPRLPIALDAGKVQTAMLLTLGQERAVFAIDEVVGQQDIVVRSLGRHLKEVTHLAGAAVLDDGRLVPVINAPELLRAASPTARVTAEVRRPRILVCDDALTTRFAMKALLEIAGYPVVTAADGQEAWEVLERTQCQLVVSDWQMPRLDGVGLARRIRAHPTLNRTPIILVTSLDSPEERAAGLEAGADGYIVKREVERGKLLELVRQLMPASG; encoded by the coding sequence ATGGATCCGCAGGTGCTGCGCAGCATCTGGCCCATCTTCTCCGCGGAGACGCGCGAGCAGATCCAGGCCATCGGTACGAAAGTCCTCGGGCTGGAGCAAGAGCCGGCCGAGCGTGAGCCGGACTTGCTCCCGTCGCTGAAGCGGCTGGTGCACAGCCTCAAGGGCTCCGCCGCGAGCCTGGGCCTCATGGACATCGAGCAGGTGGTCCACGCCATCGAGGATGGGTTGGCGCGCCTGAGCCCCGGAGACCGGTTGGCCCGGGATCTGGTGGAAGCCACCTTGCGTGGGCTCTCCTCCATCGAGGTGGCGCTCGGGCGGGGCGACGTGGGCGAGGTTCCCTCCATCGATGGGTTGCCCTCCCTGCTGACCGCCCTGGGACACGAGGCCGAGCCGCCCAGTCCGGCGGAAGGGTTCCAGCAGGACGTGCTCGAGTCGCTGGAGAAGCTCGAGTCGGTGTTGATCGCCCTGGTCTCCCCGAACGTGCCGGACCGGGGGGCGTTGGTGCAGTCGGCGGTGGCGATGGCGCAGGGGCTCCAGGATGGCGCCGAGGCAGCGCAGGATGCGCGCGTGGCGCCGATCGCGGAGCGGGTGGCCGCGAGTTTCTCGAAGATGGCGCAAGGCGGGGACGCCGCCAGCATCGCTGCGTCGGAGCTCGCGGGGCTCCTCGTCGAGCTGCGCACGGCGATGACGCCCGCCACCCCTGGGCCGGCCGCCCCGTCATCCAAGCCCGCGGCGCCCGAGGCTGCCCCCGCCCGTCCCACGGCCGAGACGCCCAGCAGCGAGCCCGTGGCGGGAAGTGCGCCGAAGGGGCAGGTGGACCAGGCGATTCGCGTCTCGGTGAAGACGCTGGATTCGCTGGCGCTCCAGGTGGAGCACCTCATCGCGGGCCGCTTCCAGCAGGCGCGGCGGACCGAGTCCCAGCGGGAGTTGCTGGACCGGACCCATGACGTGGTGGTGGGCCTGGAGCGGGCCGCCTCGCAGCTGTCTTTGTCCGGGGGCGGGGCCGTGCTGGACTCGCTGCGGACCAGCGCCAACCACCTGCGGGACGTGCAGAAGAAGCTGGCGGAGCTGTTGAAGGAGGCCACCCGGGACGGTGAGCAGCTCAACCTCGTGGCCCAGGTGGTGCGGGACGACCTGAGGGATCTGCGCATGGTGCCCTCCGCGCAGATGCTCGAGCCGCTGCGCCGCACGGTGCGCGAGCTGGGCGCCCGGCTGGGCAAGAAGGTGGAGCTGGTCCTTGCGGGCACCGAGGTCCGTCTGGACCGGCGCATCCTGGATGCCTTGAGGGATCCGCTGCTGCACCTGGTGCGCAACGCCATCGATCATGGCCTGGAGACGGTGGAAGCCCGGCGCGCCTCCGGCAAATCCGAGGCGGGGACCCTCTGGGTCCGTGTGGAGTCCCGGGGCACGCGCATCGCCGTGGTGGTGGAGGACAACGGGGCGGGCTTGTCTCCGGAGCGCGTGCGGGCCACGGCGGTGAAGCGGGGATTGCTGTCCGCCGAGGCGGCGGCCCGGCTGCCCGATGATCAAGCCGCGCGGCTCATTTTCCAGCCAGGCTTCTCCACGCGGGATGAGGTGACGGCGACCTCTGGCCGTGGGGTGGGGCTGGACGTGGTGCATGCCACGGCCCAGCGCCTTCAGGGCGCGGTCGAAGTGGCGTACACGGAAGGGCAGGGGACGCGCTTCACCATCGATCTGCCCCTGACGCTCGCCGCCGCACTGGGCCTGCTGGTGCGGGTGGGCACCAACGTCGTGGTGGTCCCCTCCGATGTCGTCAAACGCGTGGTGCGGCTGGCGCCGGACGATGTGGGCACGGTGGCGGGCCGCGTGGTGGCCCGGGTGGACGGGGATCAGCTCAGCTTCCGCTCGCTCGCGGAGTCCATTGGCCTGCCTCGGCTCCCGATAGCGCTCGACGCGGGGAAGGTGCAGACCGCGATGCTCCTCACGCTGGGCCAGGAGCGCGCGGTGTTCGCCATCGATGAGGTGGTGGGACAGCAGGACATCGTCGTCCGGTCCCTCGGTCGGCACCTGAAGGAAGTGACGCACCTGGCCGGAGCCGCCGTGCTGGATGATGGCCGCCTGGTGCCGGTGATCAACGCGCCGGAGCTGCTGCGGGCCGCGTCGCCGACGGCCCGCGTCACCGCGGAGGTGCGCCGTCCTCGCATCCTCGTCTGTGACGATGCGCTCACCACCCGCTTCGCCATGAAGGCGCTGCTGGAGATTGCCGGCTATCCGGTGGTCACCGCCGCGGATGGCCAGGAGGCCTGGGAGGTGCTGGAGCGGACCCAGTGCCAGCTCGTGGTCAGCGACTGGCAGATGCCACGGCTGGACGGCGTGGGGCTCGCGCGGCGCATCCGGGCCCACCCGACGCTCAACCGCACGCCCATCATCCTCGTCACCTCGCTCGACAGCCCCGAGGAGCGGGCCGCGGGGCTCGAGGCCGGCGCGGATGGCTACATCGTCAAGCGCGAGGTCGAGCGCGGCAAGTTGCTGGAGCTGGTCCGCCAGCTCATGCCCGCCTCCGGCTGA